Proteins from a genomic interval of Spiroplasma endosymbiont of Lonchoptera lutea:
- the ileS gene encoding isoleucine--tRNA ligase, translated as MRDWKSTLLMPQTMFEMRANLKDKELHYQQKWQKEQLWSQILLKNEFGKKFILHDGPPYANGSIHVGHALNKILKDIIVRNRSFNGYYAPLLFGWDTHGLPIETAVTKLNIEWKKSDPVLFRNKCYEYAQEQIAIQKQQFARLGLLNIPNDEYITCVPTYEGYQIDFLIMMIEQKLIYRGLKPVYWSPSSQTALAEAEVEYMEKTSPSIFVACDLKAGNGVLDNDVRLVVWTTTPWTLTSNQFIAVGKDIEYVVINSNQGKLVVAKELLAKVSEQCQLLDVKVIKQLIGANLVGITYFHPLYSNIINKVVLGHHITLTEGTALVHTACGFGVDDFIIGQQNNTAPIVSVDDAGYFTDIINDEQLYGKFYEDTNKIITTRLKADNRLLALSFIKHSYPHDWRTKKPIIYRATEQWFVAISAIKSQLLEQINQVKYLPVWGQERMRQMIMHRDDWCISRQRLWGVPITILYGEDNEPIYDVALIKHFRDLIAQYGTAIWWSWSLDKLLPKNYVHHQAPNGKFRKETDIMDVWFDSGISHWNLWQQKHWKYPVDLYLEGSDQFRGWFNSSLTTGVISPLKRAPYEQVIIHGFINDEKGKKMSKSLGNVVDPLEVCNTYGSDILRLWVSSVDYTDEMKIGNDILKQVSETYRKIRNTMRFMLGNLFDFKLEHIVKEYEIVDQYLLVKTQEYHQATQVAYNNYDFNEVYVLTNNFIVNSLSAFYLDFTKDILYIEEANSMRRKQVQTTIYYILQALLFNLAPILVHTCEEVYEYLPLTNKLSSIHLMDMVVLPTFENIKEIKNIGYKLLQLREDVNKALELARNERIIGKSLQAQVIMELNDNYQELATINNLGQMFIISELIVINNLSEGVQYPTAKIAVKLKLGDKCVRCWMIVSVTMDELCSRCQKVISKLEENK; from the coding sequence ATGCGTGATTGAAAAAGTACTTTGTTAATGCCACAAACTATGTTTGAAATGCGAGCTAATTTAAAAGATAAAGAACTGCATTATCAGCAAAAGTGGCAAAAAGAACAATTATGGTCACAAATTTTATTGAAAAATGAATTTGGTAAAAAGTTTATTTTACATGATGGACCACCTTATGCTAATGGTAGTATTCATGTTGGTCATGCTTTGAATAAAATTTTAAAAGATATTATTGTGCGAAATCGTAGTTTTAATGGTTATTATGCACCATTATTATTTGGTTGAGATACACATGGATTACCAATTGAAACCGCAGTTACTAAGTTAAATATTGAGTGAAAAAAATCAGATCCAGTTTTATTTCGTAATAAGTGTTATGAATATGCTCAAGAGCAAATAGCAATTCAAAAGCAACAATTTGCTCGTTTAGGGTTATTAAATATTCCTAATGATGAATATATTACTTGTGTTCCCACATATGAAGGTTATCAAATTGATTTTTTAATAATGATGATTGAACAAAAGCTTATTTATCGGGGATTAAAACCTGTATATTGGTCACCAAGTAGTCAGACAGCGTTAGCTGAAGCAGAAGTAGAATATATGGAAAAGACATCACCAAGTATTTTTGTTGCTTGTGATTTGAAAGCTGGTAATGGTGTTTTAGATAATGATGTACGATTAGTAGTATGAACGACAACACCGTGAACATTAACTAGTAATCAATTTATTGCTGTTGGTAAAGATATTGAATATGTTGTTATTAACTCCAACCAAGGTAAATTGGTCGTTGCTAAGGAATTATTAGCAAAAGTTAGTGAACAATGTCAGTTATTAGATGTTAAAGTTATTAAACAATTAATTGGAGCTAATTTAGTTGGTATTACTTATTTTCATCCGTTATATAGCAATATTATTAATAAAGTAGTTTTAGGACATCATATTACTTTAACTGAGGGGACAGCATTAGTTCATACTGCTTGTGGTTTTGGCGTTGATGATTTTATTATTGGTCAACAAAATAATACTGCTCCAATTGTTAGTGTTGATGATGCTGGTTATTTTACTGATATAATTAATGATGAACAATTATATGGTAAATTTTATGAAGATACTAATAAAATTATTACTACCAGATTAAAAGCTGACAATAGATTATTAGCTTTATCTTTTATTAAGCATTCTTATCCTCATGATTGAAGGACTAAAAAGCCAATTATTTATCGTGCAACTGAACAATGGTTTGTTGCTATTAGTGCGATTAAATCACAATTATTGGAACAAATTAATCAAGTTAAATATTTACCAGTTTGAGGGCAAGAAAGAATGCGTCAGATGATTATGCATCGTGATGATTGATGTATTTCGCGTCAAAGATTATGGGGAGTACCGATTACTATTTTATATGGTGAAGATAATGAACCGATTTATGATGTGGCATTAATTAAACATTTTCGTGATTTAATTGCGCAATATGGAACAGCAATTTGATGAAGTTGATCATTAGATAAGTTATTGCCAAAAAATTATGTGCATCATCAAGCCCCTAATGGTAAGTTTCGTAAAGAAACTGATATTATGGATGTTTGATTTGATAGTGGAATTTCGCATTGAAACTTGTGGCAACAAAAGCATTGAAAATATCCTGTGGATCTTTATTTAGAAGGCAGTGATCAGTTTCGGGGATGATTTAATTCTTCATTAACTACGGGTGTTATTAGTCCATTAAAACGAGCTCCTTATGAACAAGTAATTATTCACGGCTTTATTAATGATGAAAAAGGTAAAAAAATGTCAAAATCATTAGGTAATGTTGTTGACCCTTTGGAAGTATGTAATACTTATGGCAGTGATATTTTACGATTATGGGTTTCATCAGTTGATTATACTGATGAAATGAAAATTGGTAATGATATTTTAAAACAAGTTAGTGAAACCTATCGTAAGATTCGTAATACAATGCGTTTTATGTTAGGAAATTTATTTGATTTTAAATTAGAACATATTGTTAAAGAGTATGAAATAGTTGATCAGTATTTATTAGTTAAAACTCAAGAATATCATCAAGCAACCCAAGTAGCATATAATAATTATGATTTTAATGAAGTATATGTATTAACAAATAATTTTATTGTTAATAGCCTTTCAGCATTTTATCTTGATTTTACTAAAGATATTTTGTATATTGAAGAAGCAAATAGTATGCGTCGAAAACAAGTACAAACAACAATTTATTATATTTTACAAGCGCTATTGTTTAATTTGGCACCAATTTTAGTTCACACTTGTGAAGAAGTTTATGAGTATTTACCGTTAACAAATAAATTATCTTCAATTCATTTAATGGATATGGTTGTCTTACCAACATTTGAAAATATTAAGGAAATTAAAAATATTGGATATAAACTTTTACAATTACGCGAAGATGTTAATAAGGCATTAGAACTAGCAAGAAATGAAAGAATTATTGGTAAGTCTTTACAAGCTCAAGTTATTATGGAGTTAAATGATAATTATCAAGAGTTAGCAACAATAAATAATTTAGGACAAATGTTTATTATTAGTGAGTTAATTGTTATTAATAATTTAAGTGAGGGTGTTCAGTATCCAACGGCTAAAATTGCGGTAAAATTAAAACTTGGTGATAAGTGTGTTCGTTGTTGAATGATTGTGAGTGTTACGATGGATGAACTTTGTTCTCGTTGTCAAAAGGTTATTAGTAAATTAGAGGAAAATAAATAA
- a CDS encoding IS3 family transposase, with protein MRKICKILGLLKSTYYYQTNKCTKFDVNNYEQEVISAFNKSRKIYGARKIKAVLIRKNIILSRRKIRFIMIKNNLVSKYTKLKYCNHKKTVNNDEINNVLNRLNYTCKCK; from the coding sequence GTGAGGAAAATATGTAAGATTTTAGGTTTACTAAAATCAACATATTATTATCAAACTAATAAATGCACCAAGTTTGATGTTAATAATTATGAACAAGAAGTTATCAGTGCATTTAATAAAAGTCGCAAGATTTATGGTGCTCGTAAAATTAAAGCTGTTTTAATAAGAAAAAATATCATTTTATCACGACGAAAAATCCGATTCATTATGATCAAAAATAATTTGGTTTCTAAATACACCAAGTTAAAATATTGTAATCATAAAAAAACAGTTAATAATGACGAAATTAATAATGTTTTAAATCGGCTGAATTATACTTGTAAGTGCAAGTAA
- a CDS encoding IS30 family transposase encodes MYKYLTIESIIAIKEYKSYGFSIRKIAKAIDYSKSTVHRVCKLLNQNLLPLEILNQVQKNKQNAGRKLIILTLTEINTINHLLITKNYALDIIADFLKKNKIKNISTKTLYNMFKTNRMGFDEKNLLRKGKNKPHKQKETRGRINNCKSIHERNLIIPNIKNIQEFGHLEGDTIVGKDHKSSIITLADIWSKTTIPLKTKNHKAESITQSIIKFISKLIPGTIKTITFDRGKEFSKWKLIEKNCNVKIYFADAGKPCQRGLNENNNGILRRYLPKSTDLSSYKQKDLNSIAFQINSTPRKSLSYKRPIDLIQLF; translated from the coding sequence ATGTATAAGTATCTGACTATTGAATCAATAATAGCAATAAAAGAATATAAAAGTTATGGATTTTCTATTCGTAAAATAGCAAAAGCAATTGATTATAGTAAATCAACTGTACACAGAGTTTGTAAATTATTAAATCAAAACTTATTACCATTAGAAATATTGAATCAAGTTCAAAAAAATAAACAAAATGCAGGTAGAAAATTAATAATTTTAACTTTAACAGAAATTAATACTATCAATCATTTGTTAATTACTAAAAATTATGCTCTTGATATAATTGCTGATTTTTTAAAGAAAAATAAAATAAAAAATATTTCAACAAAAACTTTATATAACATGTTTAAAACAAATCGAATGGGTTTTGATGAAAAAAATTTATTGAGAAAAGGCAAAAATAAACCTCATAAACAAAAAGAAACTAGGGGCAGAATTAATAATTGTAAATCTATTCATGAAAGAAATTTAATCATTCCAAATATTAAAAATATACAAGAATTTGGCCATTTAGAGGGAGATACTATCGTTGGTAAAGATCATAAAAGTTCTATTATTACTTTAGCTGATATATGATCAAAAACCACAATTCCTTTGAAAACTAAAAATCATAAAGCAGAAAGTATTACACAAAGTATAATAAAATTTATTTCAAAATTAATACCAGGAACAATTAAAACTATTACTTTTGATCGTGGTAAAGAATTTAGTAAATGAAAATTAATTGAAAAAAATTGTAATGTTAAAATTTATTTTGCAGATGCCGGAAAACCTTGTCAAAGAGGTTTAAATGAGAACAATAATGGTATTTTAAGAAGATATTTACCAAAATCTACTGATTTATCTTCATATAAACAAAAAGACTTAAATTCTATAGCATTTCAAATTAATTCTACACCCAGAAAATCATTATCTTATAAAAGACCAATAGATTTAATACAATTATTTTAA
- the lspA gene encoding signal peptidase II translates to MNRHLKQWKNSVKEYFSNYTWNLKKKLLLLIGIFILILIDFVIKNVVINNLNEMVNFLPGFIQIELVYNTGAAFGIGAENPQLMVVVQSIIILLILVGFLFAQTTMMNIGLALIVAGALSNFGDRFSNQIVEWGVVDYFSWQLFPPYSIFNIADMFVVGGTMVIIFAIILTPITSYWEQ, encoded by the coding sequence ATGAATCGTCATTTAAAACAGTGAAAAAATTCAGTTAAGGAATATTTCAGTAATTATACTTGAAATTTAAAGAAAAAATTATTATTGTTAATAGGTATTTTTATTCTGATTTTAATTGATTTTGTAATTAAAAATGTTGTTATTAATAATTTAAATGAAATGGTTAATTTTTTACCAGGATTTATTCAAATAGAGTTAGTATATAACACAGGAGCGGCATTTGGAATTGGTGCTGAAAATCCTCAATTAATGGTTGTTGTGCAAAGTATTATTATTTTATTAATTTTAGTAGGATTTTTATTTGCCCAAACAACAATGATGAATATTGGTTTAGCATTAATTGTTGCGGGTGCATTAAGTAATTTTGGTGATCGGTTTTCAAATCAAATTGTTGAATGAGGTGTTGTTGATTATTTTTCTTGACAATTATTTCCACCATATTCAATTTTTAATATTGCCGATATGTTTGTGGTTGGCGGAACAATGGTAATTATTTTTGCAATTATTTTAACACCAATAACTAGTTATTGAGAACAATAA
- a CDS encoding IS30 family transposase encodes MYKYLTIESIIAIKEYKSYGFSIRKIAKAIDYSKSTVHRVCKLLNQNLLPLEILNQVQKNKQNAGRKLIILTLTEINTINHLLITKNYALDIIADFLKKNKIKNISTKTLYNMFKTNRMGFDEKNLLRKGKNKPHKQKETRGRINNCKSIHERNLIIPNIKNIQEFGHLEGDTIVGKDHKSSIITLADIWSKTTIPLKTKNHKAESITQSIIKFISKLIPGTIKTITFDRGKEFSKWKLIEKNCNVKIYFADAGKPCQRGLNENNNGILRRYLPKSTDLSSYKQKDLNSIAFQINSTPRKSLSYKRPIDLIQLF; translated from the coding sequence ATGTATAAGTATCTGACTATTGAATCAATAATAGCAATAAAAGAATATAAAAGTTATGGATTTTCTATTCGTAAAATAGCAAAAGCAATTGATTATAGTAAATCAACTGTACACAGAGTTTGTAAATTATTAAATCAAAACTTATTACCATTAGAAATATTGAATCAAGTTCAAAAAAATAAACAAAATGCAGGTAGAAAATTAATAATTTTAACTTTAACAGAAATTAATACTATCAATCATTTGTTAATTACTAAAAATTATGCTCTTGATATAATTGCTGATTTTTTAAAGAAAAATAAAATAAAAAATATTTCAACAAAAACTTTATATAACATGTTTAAAACAAATCGAATGGGTTTTGATGAAAAAAATTTATTGAGAAAAGGCAAAAATAAACCTCATAAACAAAAAGAAACTAGGGGCAGAATTAATAATTGTAAATCTATTCATGAAAGAAATTTAATCATTCCAAATATTAAAAATATACAAGAATTTGGCCATTTAGAGGGAGATACTATCGTTGGTAAAGATCATAAAAGTTCTATTATTACTTTAGCTGATATATGATCAAAAACCACAATTCCTTTGAAAACTAAAAATCATAAAGCAGAAAGTATTACACAAAGTATAATAAAATTTATTTCAAAATTAATACCAGGAACAATTAAAACTATTACTTTTGATCGTGGTAAAGAATTTAGTAAATGAAAATTAATTGAAAAAAATTGTAATGTTAAAATTTATTTTGCAGATGCCGGCAAACCTTGTCAAAGAGGTTTAAATGAGAACAATAATGGTATTTTAAGAAGATATTTACCAAAATCTACTGATTTATCTTCATATAAACAAAAAGACTTAAATTCTATAGCATTTCAAATTAATTCTACACCCAGAAAATCATTATCTTATAAAAGACCAATAGATTTAATACAATTATTTTAA
- a CDS encoding transposase, with the protein MGNKTSYSEEFKKQIVMLYKNDKSVINLGKEYNLPKPTIYSWIKNYNNSGSFKAKDNRTVEENELIYLRKENQQLRMENDILKQAALIIGKK; encoded by the coding sequence ATGGGAAATAAAACCTCATACTCGGAAGAATTTAAAAAACAAATTGTAATGCTATACAAAAATGACAAAAGTGTTATTAATTTAGGGAAAGAATATAATTTACCAAAACCAACTATTTATAGTTGAATTAAAAATTATAATAATTCTGGGTCATTTAAAGCAAAAGATAATCGCACTGTCGAAGAAAATGAATTAATTTACTTGCGAAAAGAAAACCAACAATTACGAATGGAAAATGACATTTTAAAGCAAGCAGCACTGATAATCGGGAAAAAATAA
- a CDS encoding RluA family pseudouridine synthase — translation MEKKLVIIVEDTPSIKRIDKYLQLKFSAIRGLSRSQIQKLITNKKVIVNNQIITNNYNVKQDDVIIINFQEEKSWQGENLDEKDLDIVYEDDYLLVINKPKNLVVHPGVGNWDNTLVNILLAKDIKLSDNDIARPGIVHRLDKNTTGLLIIAKCNSVHQKLTSQLQNKSLTRKYFALVRGIINKENGFIDGPIGRDPKNRKRMAIVFKNSKPAQTKFNVIKRFLESNITFLECELLTGRTHQIRVHLSSIKHPILGDHLYGIKQDLDEPYEQYLHAHEIAFIHPISGKKMQLNCELPESFKTRLDSLQ, via the coding sequence ATGGAAAAGAAATTAGTTATTATTGTTGAAGATACACCAAGTATTAAAAGAATTGATAAGTATTTGCAATTAAAATTTTCTGCAATTAGAGGACTTTCTCGTAGTCAAATTCAAAAATTAATTACTAATAAAAAAGTTATTGTTAATAATCAAATTATTACTAATAACTATAATGTTAAGCAAGATGATGTGATTATAATTAATTTTCAAGAAGAGAAATCTTGACAAGGCGAAAATCTTGATGAAAAAGATTTAGATATTGTTTATGAAGATGATTATTTATTGGTAATAAATAAACCAAAAAATCTTGTTGTTCATCCCGGAGTTGGTAATTGAGATAATACACTAGTTAATATTTTATTAGCTAAAGATATTAAATTATCTGATAATGATATCGCAAGACCAGGTATTGTCCATCGTTTAGATAAAAATACAACAGGGTTACTTATTATTGCTAAATGTAATTCTGTTCATCAAAAGTTAACTAGTCAGTTACAAAATAAATCTTTAACTAGAAAGTATTTTGCTCTTGTTCGTGGTATTATTAATAAAGAGAATGGCTTTATTGATGGTCCCATTGGTCGTGATCCTAAAAATCGTAAACGAATGGCGATTGTTTTTAAAAATAGTAAACCAGCTCAAACTAAATTTAATGTTATTAAAAGATTTTTAGAAAGTAATATTACTTTTCTTGAATGTGAGTTATTAACAGGAAGAACACATCAAATTCGTGTTCACTTAAGTTCTATTAAACATCCTATTTTAGGAGATCATTTATATGGAATTAAACAAGATTTAGATGAACCTTATGAACAATATTTACATGCTCATGAGATTGCATTTATTCATCCTATTAGTGGTAAAAAAATGCAGTTGAATTGTGAATTACCAGAATCTTTTAAAACAAGGTTAGATAGTTTACAATAA
- the rnhC gene encoding ribonuclease HIII, whose protein sequence is MMATYSLQLSEENKNQVITYYDAYKVPVNNPNIIAKYKYHNITILLYRSLKIVFQGGDEDEVKTQWNKWKPEMILKEQINIIGSDESGVGDFFGPLVVTACYIKEKDLALIKSLKIRDSKVLSTIQINIIAKQLIQQLEYSTIIINNRQYNKLYETYQNSHILKTIGHHQVIRKLANKVNCKKVIIDQFVNKKKYEEYLKILNVADNDLKLSFTTHAEDKFLAVGCAAIISRYFFLKSIKQLEQEYNRIFPLGASTIVDKAIAKIKQDGLEDKAIDFGKLHFINWKKVIK, encoded by the coding sequence ATGATGGCAACTTACAGTTTACAACTGAGTGAAGAAAATAAAAACCAAGTAATAACCTATTATGATGCCTATAAAGTACCTGTTAATAATCCTAACATTATTGCTAAATACAAATACCATAATATAACTATTTTATTATATCGTTCTTTAAAAATCGTTTTCCAAGGTGGTGATGAAGATGAAGTTAAAACACAATGAAACAAATGAAAACCAGAGATGATATTAAAAGAACAAATTAATATTATTGGCAGTGATGAATCAGGCGTTGGTGATTTTTTTGGTCCCTTAGTAGTAACAGCCTGTTATATTAAAGAAAAAGATTTAGCATTAATTAAATCATTAAAAATTCGTGATTCTAAAGTCTTATCAACAATACAAATTAATATTATCGCTAAACAATTAATCCAACAATTAGAATATAGTACTATCATCATTAATAACCGCCAATACAATAAGTTATATGAAACATATCAAAACAGTCATATTTTAAAAACCATTGGGCATCATCAAGTAATAAGAAAACTTGCCAATAAAGTTAACTGCAAAAAAGTAATTATTGACCAATTTGTTAACAAAAAAAAATATGAAGAATATTTAAAAATTCTTAATGTTGCTGATAATGATTTAAAGTTATCATTTACAACCCACGCCGAAGATAAATTTCTTGCTGTTGGATGTGCTGCCATTATTAGTCGTTACTTCTTTTTAAAAAGTATTAAACAATTAGAACAAGAATATAACCGGATTTTTCCTTTGGGTGCTAGTACAATTGTTGACAAAGCCATTGCGAAAATAAAACAAGACGGTCTTGAAGATAAGGCAATTGACTTTGGAAAATTACATTTTATAAATTGAAAAAAAGTAATAAAATAA
- a CDS encoding ferritin-like domain-containing protein produces the protein MNPNIHSLLNKYADDHNKLQLDCYVMSSVSNTLGFPGASTWFQIQAQDEVLHTRKIYNYLIGRDEILIVNPTQPEAHHEKSLLELMEKYLTYKLQFIEKTNTLIATCQEAKDFLTIKFLDWFLIDFYEEVELAKTYIDKIKMSNNNYYGIDKHLAKREEPDTLKVILPYTDK, from the coding sequence ATGAATCCCAATATTCATAGTCTATTAAATAAATATGCTGATGACCATAACAAACTACAATTAGATTGCTATGTAATGTCTTCCGTTAGTAACACGCTTGGATTTCCCGGAGCAAGTACTTGATTTCAAATTCAAGCACAAGATGAAGTCTTACATACAAGAAAAATATATAATTATTTAATTGGTCGGGATGAAATACTTATTGTTAATCCAACCCAACCAGAAGCACATCATGAAAAAAGTTTATTAGAATTAATGGAAAAATATCTGACTTACAAACTGCAATTTATTGAAAAAACTAATACTCTAATTGCAACCTGTCAAGAAGCCAAAGATTTCCTAACAATTAAATTTCTTGACTGATTCCTAATTGATTTCTACGAAGAAGTTGAACTCGCAAAAACCTATATTGATAAGATTAAAATGTCTAATAATAACTATTATGGTATTGATAAGCACCTTGCTAAACGCGAAGAACCGGATACTCTAAAAGTTATCCTTCCCTATACTGACAAATAA
- a CDS encoding IS30 family transposase — protein MGYKHLGIDERIYIENQLKFKVKISEIAKNLNRSISTINREVNRNKDNNHYFSLIAQNKAENRKQLHVYFHKFKNRELVKYVQQKLLLGWSPEQIYGRIKNFHQEWIISFKTIYNWIYSGLLEKVTSKNLRRKGKKRKSQENRGKFNGKSIKERNVNNRITLGHWEGDTVVSSRGKSKSCLITLVERTSRFTLAILVENRTTKVINKNISHYLSILPNNLVKTITFDRGKEFANWQQLEKNLNVKIYFADAYSPWQRGTNENTNGLIREKFPKKFNFSNTTKNAVHKFILSLNQRPRKILNYLSPIEYLVRKII, from the coding sequence ATGGGATACAAACATCTTGGCATAGATGAAAGAATTTATATTGAGAATCAATTGAAATTTAAAGTAAAAATTAGTGAAATAGCTAAAAATCTTAATCGAAGTATTAGTACTATTAATCGAGAAGTTAATAGAAATAAAGATAATAATCATTATTTTTCATTAATTGCACAAAATAAAGCAGAAAATAGAAAACAATTACATGTTTATTTTCATAAATTTAAAAATAGAGAATTAGTAAAATATGTACAACAAAAATTATTATTAGGTTGATCGCCTGAACAAATTTATGGCAGAATTAAAAATTTTCATCAAGAATGAATTATTAGTTTTAAAACAATTTACAATTGAATTTATTCTGGATTACTTGAAAAGGTTACTAGTAAAAATTTAAGAAGAAAAGGTAAGAAACGAAAATCTCAAGAAAATCGGGGTAAATTTAATGGTAAATCCATTAAAGAACGAAATGTTAATAATCGCATAACTCTTGGCCATTGAGAAGGTGATACTGTAGTATCATCACGAGGTAAAAGTAAATCATGTTTAATAACTTTAGTTGAAAGAACATCAAGATTTACTTTAGCAATATTAGTTGAAAATAGAACTACTAAAGTTATTAACAAAAATATTAGTCATTATTTATCAATTCTTCCAAATAATCTTGTTAAGACTATAACATTTGATAGGGGTAAAGAATTTGCTAATTGACAACAACTTGAAAAAAATTTAAATGTGAAAATTTATTTTGCTGATGCATATTCGCCTTGACAAAGAGGTACTAATGAAAATACTAATGGTTTAATTAGAGAAAAATTTCCTAAAAAATTTAATTTTTCAAACACTACTAAAAATGCAGTTCATAAATTTATATTGTCTTTAAACCAAAGACCAAGAAAAATACTAAATTATCTTTCGCCAATCGAATATTTGGTTAGAAAAATAATTTAG
- a CDS encoding IS3 family transposase (programmed frameshift), which translates to MGNKTSYSEEFKKQIVMLYKNDKSVINLGKEYNLPKPTIYSWIKNYNNSGSFKAKDNRTVEENELIYLRKENQQLWMENDIFKASSTDNREKITIINNNKNKYSVRKICKILGLLKSTYYYQTNKCTKFDVNNYEQEVISAFNKSRKIYGARKIKAVLIRKNIILSRRKIRFIMIKNNLVSKYTKLKYCNHKKTVNNDEINNVLNRQFNDKKPNEVVVSDLTYVQVGTKWHYICLLIDLFNREVIGYSAGPNKTAELVQQAFHKITRPLNKITLFHTDRGNEFKNKIIDEILITFKIKRSLSSKGCPYDNAVAEATYKTFKTEFINGKKFANLTQLKCELFDFVNWYNNIRIHGSLNYLTPVEFRKYQST; encoded by the exons ATGGGAAATAAAACCTCATACTCTGAAGAATTTAAAAAACAAATTGTAATGCTATACAAAAATGACAAAAGTGTTATTAATTTAGGGAAAGAATATAATTTACCAAAACCAACTATTTATAGTTGAATTAAAAATTATAATAATTCTGGGTCATTTAAAGCAAAAGATAATCGCACTGTCGAAGAAAATGAATTAATTTACTTGCGAAAAGAAAACCAACAATTATGGATGGAAAATGACATTT TTAAAGCAAGCAGCACTGATAATCGGGAAAAAATAACAATAATTAATAACAACAAAAATAAATATTCAGTGAGGAAAATATGTAAGATTTTAGGTTTACTAAAATCAACATATTATTATCAAACTAATAAATGCACCAAGTTTGATGTTAATAATTATGAACAAGAAGTTATCAGTGCATTTAATAAAAGTCGCAAGATTTATGGTGCTCGTAAAATTAAAGCTGTTTTAATAAGAAAAAATATCATTTTATCACGACGAAAAATCCGATTCATTATGATCAAAAATAATTTGGTTTCTAAATACACCAAGTTAAAATATTGTAATCATAAAAAAACAGTTAATAATGACGAAATTAATAATGTTTTAAATCGTCAATTTAATGACAAAAAACCAAATGAAGTTGTTGTTAGTGATTTAACATATGTTCAAGTTGGCACTAAATGACATTATATTTGTTTATTAATTGACTTGTTTAATCGCGAAGTAATTGGCTATAGTGCTGGGCCAAATAAAACTGCTGAATTAGTTCAACAAGCTTTTCACAAGATAACACGACCATTAAATAAAATAACTTTATTTCATACTGATCGTGGTAATGAGTTTAAAAATAAAATTATTGATGAAATTTTAATAACCTTTAAAATTAAAAGATCATTAAGCTCCAAAGGATGCCCATATGATAATGCTGTTGCTGAAGCAACTTACAAAACCTTTAAAACCGAATTTATTAACGGTAAAAAATTTGCAAACTTAACACAACTAAAATGCGAACTATTTGATTTTGTTAATTGATATAACAATATTCGAATTCATGGCAGTTTAAATTATTTAACTCCCGTTGAATTTAGAAAATACCAGTCTACATAA
- a CDS encoding transposase, with the protein MGNKTSYSEEFKKQIVMLYKNDKSVINLGKEYNLPKPTIYSWIKNYNNSGSFKAKDNRTVEENELIYLRKENQQLRMENDILKQAALIIGKK; encoded by the coding sequence ATGGGAAATAAAACCTCATACTCTGAAGAATTTAAAAAACAAATTGTAATGCTATACAAAAATGACAAAAGTGTTATTAATTTAGGGAAAGAATATAATTTACCAAAACCAACTATTTATAGTTGAATTAAAAATTATAATAATTCTGGGTCATTTAAAGCAAAAGATAATCGCACTGTCGAAGAAAATGAATTAATTTACTTGCGAAAAGAAAACCAACAATTACGAATGGAAAATGACATTTTAAAGCAAGCAGCACTGATAATCGGGAAAAAATAA